The following nucleotide sequence is from Natronosalvus caseinilyticus.
TCGTGTACGTGATCTGGGGGGCAATCGACGTCTTTTCGGTTCCGCTGGGGTGAACCATGACGTCACCAATCAAACCGCCCGAGGGCAACTGGTGGGATCAAAAGATCAACCGACGCGAGACGGTCTGGCTCGGACTCGGCGGAATCTGGTCGATCATCCTGTTCGGCTGGATGAGCGTCTGGACGCGAACGGGCGACCAGAACCCGACCGGCGAGACCTACAAGGTGTCAGCCGAGGAGTTCCGCGAGAAGATGGCCACCTACGAAGACGCGGCCGAAGAGACCGAGGACGGTCTCGTCCCCGACGGGACGGACGTGTACCTGGCTGGCATGCGATTCATGTGGGACGGCGCGCCGGTCGTCCTCGAGACCGGGGTGGAGTATGACATCCATCTCACTTCCTACGACGTCCAGCACGGTTTTTCGCTGCGGCCCGAAGCGAACCTGAGCAAGCAGATCAACCTGCAGGTGTTGCCAGGCTACGAGTGGGTCGTGCCGATGGAGTTCGACGAGCCGGGCACCTACCACATCATCTGTAACGAGTTCTGTGGCCAGGGACACCGAACCATGCACGGAACGATCGTCGTTACGGAGGGGGAATAGATGCTGGATCTCTTCGACAACGACTACGGTCCCGACGGCTTTCGAACGTGCTCGGTGACGGGGCTACGGATTCATCGCTCCGCCGAAAATCCCACCAAACTCTTCGCGTTGACGGCGATCGTCGCGCTGCTCGTGGGCGGCATCTTCGCCTTCACTGTGGCGATGACGCGCTGGGAGTTCGTCGGGTTGCTCGAGGCAGGCGACTTCTACACGCACCTGAGCATGCACGCGTGGAACCTGCTGATCTTCTGGATGATCTTCATGGAGATCGCCA
It contains:
- a CDS encoding cytochrome C oxidase subunit II encodes the protein MTSPIKPPEGNWWDQKINRRETVWLGLGGIWSIILFGWMSVWTRTGDQNPTGETYKVSAEEFREKMATYEDAAEETEDGLVPDGTDVYLAGMRFMWDGAPVVLETGVEYDIHLTSYDVQHGFSLRPEANLSKQINLQVLPGYEWVVPMEFDEPGTYHIICNEFCGQGHRTMHGTIVVTEGE